A genomic stretch from Xiphophorus maculatus strain JP 163 A chromosome 16, X_maculatus-5.0-male, whole genome shotgun sequence includes:
- the LOC102226583 gene encoding uncharacterized protein LOC102226583 isoform X1, producing MKCAFKVHMPQQQSDDSESEEDNLDDEHLWEDINSEEDIDLPWSSGERLSCFAHSLQLVVHDGMKEVKTISRTIAKTSKFATLLHSSSQFKDKFEAAFGTNKSVPAANTTRWNSTFKQVQALTTLEHKSLSEMCNKDYEDVVFSAREWNQLKELCIVLSPFAEATELTQGERSVTISMVVPTVLDLNTHLLKMEETRMQCRPLVRALQQSLVKRFSGIFTKTNMAKDSGREEPFNHDVYFFAAMLDPQFGLSWVDLDVTNGGNAASVKKFRDELKKTLTDTLIFGVENMESTDDKCSEAMNVDPTSHSPPAKCPRLLSRYKAHKKHSSSVQNSSIATQLNRYFNNIRDCDSDNALAFWGENQSKYPQLHNLALKVLSVPASSAPVERVFSRGGIVMRPHRARLGAKMLQSLIFLKCNETLL from the exons ATGAAATGTGCTTTCAAAGTACACATGCCCCAGCAGCAATCTGATGACAGTGAGAGTGAAGAGGATAATTTAGATGACGAGCACTTGTGGGAGGACATTAATTCAGAGGAAGACATTGACTTACCATGGTCATCTGGTGAACGTCTTTCCTGCTTTGCACACTCTCTCCAGTTAGTTGTGCATGATGGTATGAAGGAGGTCAAGACCATTTCTCGCACCATAGCAAAAACGTCAAAGTTCGCAACCCTTTTACATAGCAGCTCACAATTTAAAGATAAGTTTGAGGCTGCATTTGGCACCAATAAAAGTGTTCCAGCTGCAAATACAACTCGTTGGAACAGTACATTTAAACAAGTACAGGCCCTTACAACTCTAGAACACAAATCACTCAGTGAAATGTGCAACAAAGACTATGAGGATGTCGTGTTCAGTGCGCGGGAGTGGAACCAGCTAAAGGAGCTATGTATAGTTCTTTCTCCATTTGCTGAAGCAACAGAGCTGACCCAAGGGGAAAGATCAGTGACTATTAGTATGGTGGTTCCAACTGTACTGGACTTGAACACACACCTCCTCAAGATGGAGGAGACCCGAATGCAGTGCCGGCCGTTGGTCAGAGCCCTCCAGCAGTCTCTGGTGAAAAGATTTTCTGGaatctttacaaaaacaaacatggccaaAGACAGTGGAAGAGAGGAACCTTTTAACCATGATGTGTACTTCTTTGCTGCCATGCTGGATCCACAGTTTGGCTTAAGCTGGGTGGATTTAGATGTTACCAACGGAGGTAATGCAGCATCGGTGAAGAAGTTCAGAGATGAACTTAAGAAGACACTGACAG acacATTGATCTTTGGGGTGGAGAACATGGAGAGTACAGATGACAAGTGCTCAGAAGCCATGAATGTGGATCCAACCAGTCATTCGCCACCAGCCAAATGCCCTCGACTTCTGTCACGCTACAAGGCACATAAGAAGCACAGCTCCTCTGTCCAGAATTCAAGTATTGCAACACAATTAAACAGATACTTTAATAATATAAGAGACTGTGACAGTGACAATGCTCTTGCCTTCTGGGGAGAAAACCAGTCCAAATATCCTCAACTGCACAATTTGGCTTTGAAAGTGCTATCCGTCCCTGCCTCCTCTGCACCAGTGGAAAGGGTTTTTAGTCGAGGAGGCATTGTAATGAGACCCCATCGTGCACGTTTAGGTGCAAAAATGCTGCAGTCTCTAATCTTTCTGAAGTGCAATGAAACCTtactttaa